The proteins below come from a single Bactrocera dorsalis isolate Fly_Bdor chromosome 5, ASM2337382v1, whole genome shotgun sequence genomic window:
- the LOC109579619 gene encoding slit homolog 3 protein isoform X3 yields the protein MKSADHFHFGNKNRAPFTKAAPSNVSYDNNDDYYEEYYDENGLEQKDNLTVKTTDMESRISTTIRTIIVIPTTKRILVSLNNYTTSSQVLEPKCPKDCHCLDNFKRILCNGLGLTRVPKNLPTTTLFIDLSQNNIGELHIEDFVNISKVREINLSYNQLKFIDKSIFESLINLQRLQLTDNKLRQIEPAAFSGTSNLIDLDLSNNSILLKNDGPFLIRPGLIKFACRNCSWTEFSDDTFSGLASLQSLKLDLNNFYKKINVKAFSPLQNVTRLWLPDLEAESVTELCNLLTAIDNIKFGHFEISCFELVLGTSFNDSIVVTDPPFIQTEIPRVPNEVPQLAVTGGSVQAKETTEEISTKIKYANVTTKIPTTKTKSSNPKEIKIEVLENKMEGINVHSNFTNSTTASRMEDDINIKKMSVILTGNASTILNNIVNTSVEQNEIKTSVKTNNTVTGHISQDMVNILLICIIIIAIVGIIIGIICRKDVGGIKTKCCRTKKPDQKDQVHPPEEIPLNKLS from the exons ATGAAATCCGCTGATCACTTTCATTTCGGTAACAAAAATCG TGCGCCCTTTACAAAAGCAGCTCCATCAAACGTGTCTTATGACAATAACGACGACTATTATGAGGAATATTATGATGAGAATGGTCTAGAGCAAAAAGATAACCTAACAGTAAAAACAACTGATATGGAAAGCAGGATTTCGACGACAATTAGAACTATTATCGTTattccaacaacaaaaaggaTATTAGTTTCATTAAACAATTATACAACTAGCAGTCAGGTGTTGGAGCCCAAATGTCCCAAAGACTGCCACTGCTTGGATAACTTTAAGCGCATACTGTGCAATGGCCTTGGTTTGACGAGAGTGCCAAAAAACCTTCCAACTACAACACTATTCATCGATTTAAGCCAAAACAATATTGGAGAATTACATATTGAAGATTTCGTAAATATTTCTAAAGTTCGTGAAATCAATTTAAGTTATAATCaactaaaatttattgataaatcg ATATTTGAGAGCTTAATTAATTTACAACGACTTCAGCTAACAGATAATAAACTAAGACAAATCGAGCCAGCAGCTTTCTCCGGCACAAGTAATTTAATTGATCTGGATTTAAGTAACAATTCTATATTGTTAAAAAACGATGGCCCATTCCTCATTCGACCTGgcttaattaaatttgcttgtCGTAATTGCAGTTGGACTGAATTCTCTGATGATACATTCTCAGGATTAGCCAGTTTGCAGTCTCTAAAAttggatttaaataatttttataag AAAATCAATGTTAAAGCTTTTTCACCGCTGCAGAATGTTACTAGATTGTGGTTGCCTGATTTGGAAGCAGAGAGTGTGACAGAACTGTGTAATTTATTAACAGCTATTGACAATATAAAGTTCGGGCACTTTGAAATCAGTTGCTTTGAATTAGTACTAGGCACTTCATTTAATGACAGCATTGTGGTAACGGATCCACCATTCATTCAAACGGAAATACCACGAGTACCTAATGAAGTACCACAATTAGCAGTTACTGGTGGTTCGGTGCAAGCAAAGGAAACAACGGAAGAAATCAGTACTAAgattaaatatgcaaatgtgACTACTAAAATACcaacaacgaaaacaaaatCGTCAAATCCAAAAGAGATCAAAATAGAAG tcttagaaaataaaatggaaggTATCAATGTCCACTCAAATTTCACAAATTCTACGACTGCGAGTAGAATGGAAGAtgatattaacattaagaaaatGTCGGTCATACTAACAGGTAACGCTTCAACTATCTTAAATAATATAGTAAATACCAGTGTCGAGCAAAACGAAATCAAAACTTCGGTTAAAACAAATAACACCGTCACAGGACATATATCCCAGGATATGGTAAACATACTGCTTATAT gtattattattatagcaATTGTTGGCATTATCATTGGTATAATTTGCCGAAAGGATGTTGGTGGAATCAAAACTAAATGTTGTCGAACAAAGAAACCGGATCAAAAAGATCAAGTACATCCCCCTGAAGAAATTCCACTAAATAAACTATCATAA
- the LOC109579619 gene encoding slit homolog 3 protein isoform X1: MHIYYKFGLFLIFILSISAPFTKAAPSNVSYDNNDDYYEEYYDENGLEQKDNLTVKTTDMESRISTTIRTIIVIPTTKRILVSLNNYTTSSQVLEPKCPKDCHCLDNFKRILCNGLGLTRVPKNLPTTTLFIDLSQNNIGELHIEDFVNISKVREINLSYNQLKFIDKSIFESLINLQRLQLTDNKLRQIEPAAFSGTSNLIDLDLSNNSILLKNDGPFLIRPGLIKFACRNCSWTEFSDDTFSGLASLQSLKLDLNNFYKKINVKAFSPLQNVTRLWLPDLEAESVTELCNLLTAIDNIKFGHFEISCFELVLGTSFNDSIVVTDPPFIQTEIPRVPNEVPQLAVTGGSVQAKETTEEISTKIKYANVTTKIPTTKTKSSNPKEIKIEVLENKMEGINVHSNFTNSTTASRMEDDINIKKMSVILTGNASTILNNIVNTSVEQNEIKTSVKTNNTVTGHISQDMVNILLICIIIIAIVGIIIGIICRKDVGGIKTKCCRTKKPDQKDQVHPPEEIPLNKLS, translated from the exons ATGCACATTTATTACAAGTTTGGATTGTTCCTGATATTCATACTCAGCATAAG TGCGCCCTTTACAAAAGCAGCTCCATCAAACGTGTCTTATGACAATAACGACGACTATTATGAGGAATATTATGATGAGAATGGTCTAGAGCAAAAAGATAACCTAACAGTAAAAACAACTGATATGGAAAGCAGGATTTCGACGACAATTAGAACTATTATCGTTattccaacaacaaaaaggaTATTAGTTTCATTAAACAATTATACAACTAGCAGTCAGGTGTTGGAGCCCAAATGTCCCAAAGACTGCCACTGCTTGGATAACTTTAAGCGCATACTGTGCAATGGCCTTGGTTTGACGAGAGTGCCAAAAAACCTTCCAACTACAACACTATTCATCGATTTAAGCCAAAACAATATTGGAGAATTACATATTGAAGATTTCGTAAATATTTCTAAAGTTCGTGAAATCAATTTAAGTTATAATCaactaaaatttattgataaatcg ATATTTGAGAGCTTAATTAATTTACAACGACTTCAGCTAACAGATAATAAACTAAGACAAATCGAGCCAGCAGCTTTCTCCGGCACAAGTAATTTAATTGATCTGGATTTAAGTAACAATTCTATATTGTTAAAAAACGATGGCCCATTCCTCATTCGACCTGgcttaattaaatttgcttgtCGTAATTGCAGTTGGACTGAATTCTCTGATGATACATTCTCAGGATTAGCCAGTTTGCAGTCTCTAAAAttggatttaaataatttttataag AAAATCAATGTTAAAGCTTTTTCACCGCTGCAGAATGTTACTAGATTGTGGTTGCCTGATTTGGAAGCAGAGAGTGTGACAGAACTGTGTAATTTATTAACAGCTATTGACAATATAAAGTTCGGGCACTTTGAAATCAGTTGCTTTGAATTAGTACTAGGCACTTCATTTAATGACAGCATTGTGGTAACGGATCCACCATTCATTCAAACGGAAATACCACGAGTACCTAATGAAGTACCACAATTAGCAGTTACTGGTGGTTCGGTGCAAGCAAAGGAAACAACGGAAGAAATCAGTACTAAgattaaatatgcaaatgtgACTACTAAAATACcaacaacgaaaacaaaatCGTCAAATCCAAAAGAGATCAAAATAGAAG tcttagaaaataaaatggaaggTATCAATGTCCACTCAAATTTCACAAATTCTACGACTGCGAGTAGAATGGAAGAtgatattaacattaagaaaatGTCGGTCATACTAACAGGTAACGCTTCAACTATCTTAAATAATATAGTAAATACCAGTGTCGAGCAAAACGAAATCAAAACTTCGGTTAAAACAAATAACACCGTCACAGGACATATATCCCAGGATATGGTAAACATACTGCTTATAT gtattattattatagcaATTGTTGGCATTATCATTGGTATAATTTGCCGAAAGGATGTTGGTGGAATCAAAACTAAATGTTGTCGAACAAAGAAACCGGATCAAAAAGATCAAGTACATCCCCCTGAAGAAATTCCACTAAATAAACTATCATAA
- the LOC109579619 gene encoding slit homolog 2 protein isoform X2, with product MHIYYKFGLFLIFILSISAPFTKAAPSNVSYDNNDDYYEEYYDENGLEQKDNLTVKTTDMESRISTTIRTIIVIPTTKRILVSLNNYTTSSQVLEPKCPKDCHCLDNFKRILCNGLGLTRVPKNLPTTTLFIDLSQNNIGELHIEDFVNISKVREINLSYNQLKFIDKSIFESLINLQRLQLTDNKLRQIEPAAFSGTSNLIDLDLSNNSILLKNDGPFLIRPGLIKFACRNCSWTEFSDDTFSGLASLQSLKLDLNNFYKKINVKAFSPLQNVTRLWLPDLEAESVTELCNLLTAIDNIKFGHFEISCFELVLGTSFNDSIVVTDPPFIQTEIPRVPNEVPQLAVTGGSVQAKETTEEISTKIKYANVTTKIPTTKTKSSNPKEIKIEENKMEGINVHSNFTNSTTASRMEDDINIKKMSVILTGNASTILNNIVNTSVEQNEIKTSVKTNNTVTGHISQDMVNILLICIIIIAIVGIIIGIICRKDVGGIKTKCCRTKKPDQKDQVHPPEEIPLNKLS from the exons ATGCACATTTATTACAAGTTTGGATTGTTCCTGATATTCATACTCAGCATAAG TGCGCCCTTTACAAAAGCAGCTCCATCAAACGTGTCTTATGACAATAACGACGACTATTATGAGGAATATTATGATGAGAATGGTCTAGAGCAAAAAGATAACCTAACAGTAAAAACAACTGATATGGAAAGCAGGATTTCGACGACAATTAGAACTATTATCGTTattccaacaacaaaaaggaTATTAGTTTCATTAAACAATTATACAACTAGCAGTCAGGTGTTGGAGCCCAAATGTCCCAAAGACTGCCACTGCTTGGATAACTTTAAGCGCATACTGTGCAATGGCCTTGGTTTGACGAGAGTGCCAAAAAACCTTCCAACTACAACACTATTCATCGATTTAAGCCAAAACAATATTGGAGAATTACATATTGAAGATTTCGTAAATATTTCTAAAGTTCGTGAAATCAATTTAAGTTATAATCaactaaaatttattgataaatcg ATATTTGAGAGCTTAATTAATTTACAACGACTTCAGCTAACAGATAATAAACTAAGACAAATCGAGCCAGCAGCTTTCTCCGGCACAAGTAATTTAATTGATCTGGATTTAAGTAACAATTCTATATTGTTAAAAAACGATGGCCCATTCCTCATTCGACCTGgcttaattaaatttgcttgtCGTAATTGCAGTTGGACTGAATTCTCTGATGATACATTCTCAGGATTAGCCAGTTTGCAGTCTCTAAAAttggatttaaataatttttataag AAAATCAATGTTAAAGCTTTTTCACCGCTGCAGAATGTTACTAGATTGTGGTTGCCTGATTTGGAAGCAGAGAGTGTGACAGAACTGTGTAATTTATTAACAGCTATTGACAATATAAAGTTCGGGCACTTTGAAATCAGTTGCTTTGAATTAGTACTAGGCACTTCATTTAATGACAGCATTGTGGTAACGGATCCACCATTCATTCAAACGGAAATACCACGAGTACCTAATGAAGTACCACAATTAGCAGTTACTGGTGGTTCGGTGCAAGCAAAGGAAACAACGGAAGAAATCAGTACTAAgattaaatatgcaaatgtgACTACTAAAATACcaacaacgaaaacaaaatCGTCAAATCCAAAAGAGATCAAAATAGAAG aaaataaaatggaaggTATCAATGTCCACTCAAATTTCACAAATTCTACGACTGCGAGTAGAATGGAAGAtgatattaacattaagaaaatGTCGGTCATACTAACAGGTAACGCTTCAACTATCTTAAATAATATAGTAAATACCAGTGTCGAGCAAAACGAAATCAAAACTTCGGTTAAAACAAATAACACCGTCACAGGACATATATCCCAGGATATGGTAAACATACTGCTTATAT gtattattattatagcaATTGTTGGCATTATCATTGGTATAATTTGCCGAAAGGATGTTGGTGGAATCAAAACTAAATGTTGTCGAACAAAGAAACCGGATCAAAAAGATCAAGTACATCCCCCTGAAGAAATTCCACTAAATAAACTATCATAA
- the LOC109579619 gene encoding slit homolog 3 protein isoform X4 produces the protein MESRISTTIRTIIVIPTTKRILVSLNNYTTSSQVLEPKCPKDCHCLDNFKRILCNGLGLTRVPKNLPTTTLFIDLSQNNIGELHIEDFVNISKVREINLSYNQLKFIDKSIFESLINLQRLQLTDNKLRQIEPAAFSGTSNLIDLDLSNNSILLKNDGPFLIRPGLIKFACRNCSWTEFSDDTFSGLASLQSLKLDLNNFYKKINVKAFSPLQNVTRLWLPDLEAESVTELCNLLTAIDNIKFGHFEISCFELVLGTSFNDSIVVTDPPFIQTEIPRVPNEVPQLAVTGGSVQAKETTEEISTKIKYANVTTKIPTTKTKSSNPKEIKIEVLENKMEGINVHSNFTNSTTASRMEDDINIKKMSVILTGNASTILNNIVNTSVEQNEIKTSVKTNNTVTGHISQDMVNILLICIIIIAIVGIIIGIICRKDVGGIKTKCCRTKKPDQKDQVHPPEEIPLNKLS, from the exons ATGGAAAGCAGGATTTCGACGACAATTAGAACTATTATCGTTattccaacaacaaaaaggaTATTAGTTTCATTAAACAATTATACAACTAGCAGTCAGGTGTTGGAGCCCAAATGTCCCAAAGACTGCCACTGCTTGGATAACTTTAAGCGCATACTGTGCAATGGCCTTGGTTTGACGAGAGTGCCAAAAAACCTTCCAACTACAACACTATTCATCGATTTAAGCCAAAACAATATTGGAGAATTACATATTGAAGATTTCGTAAATATTTCTAAAGTTCGTGAAATCAATTTAAGTTATAATCaactaaaatttattgataaatcg ATATTTGAGAGCTTAATTAATTTACAACGACTTCAGCTAACAGATAATAAACTAAGACAAATCGAGCCAGCAGCTTTCTCCGGCACAAGTAATTTAATTGATCTGGATTTAAGTAACAATTCTATATTGTTAAAAAACGATGGCCCATTCCTCATTCGACCTGgcttaattaaatttgcttgtCGTAATTGCAGTTGGACTGAATTCTCTGATGATACATTCTCAGGATTAGCCAGTTTGCAGTCTCTAAAAttggatttaaataatttttataag AAAATCAATGTTAAAGCTTTTTCACCGCTGCAGAATGTTACTAGATTGTGGTTGCCTGATTTGGAAGCAGAGAGTGTGACAGAACTGTGTAATTTATTAACAGCTATTGACAATATAAAGTTCGGGCACTTTGAAATCAGTTGCTTTGAATTAGTACTAGGCACTTCATTTAATGACAGCATTGTGGTAACGGATCCACCATTCATTCAAACGGAAATACCACGAGTACCTAATGAAGTACCACAATTAGCAGTTACTGGTGGTTCGGTGCAAGCAAAGGAAACAACGGAAGAAATCAGTACTAAgattaaatatgcaaatgtgACTACTAAAATACcaacaacgaaaacaaaatCGTCAAATCCAAAAGAGATCAAAATAGAAG tcttagaaaataaaatggaaggTATCAATGTCCACTCAAATTTCACAAATTCTACGACTGCGAGTAGAATGGAAGAtgatattaacattaagaaaatGTCGGTCATACTAACAGGTAACGCTTCAACTATCTTAAATAATATAGTAAATACCAGTGTCGAGCAAAACGAAATCAAAACTTCGGTTAAAACAAATAACACCGTCACAGGACATATATCCCAGGATATGGTAAACATACTGCTTATAT gtattattattatagcaATTGTTGGCATTATCATTGGTATAATTTGCCGAAAGGATGTTGGTGGAATCAAAACTAAATGTTGTCGAACAAAGAAACCGGATCAAAAAGATCAAGTACATCCCCCTGAAGAAATTCCACTAAATAAACTATCATAA
- the LOC105227415 gene encoding 60S ribosomal protein L10a-2: MASKVSRDTLYESVNAVLEFSQKKKRGFLETCELQIGLKNYDPQKDKRFSGTVKLKHIPRPKMKVCILGDQQHCDEAKANGVECMDAEALKKLNKNKKLVKKLAKSYDAFLASESLIKQIPRLLGPGLNKAGKFPGLLSHTESMMAKIEEVKSTIKFQMKKVLCLSVAVGHVDMKPDELVQNIHLSINFLVSLLKKNWQNVRSLHIKSSMGPPQRLY; this comes from the exons ATGGC gtcgAAAGTGTCTCGCGATACACTCTATGAGTCGGTTAACGCAGTTTTGGAATTCTCCCAAAAGAAGAAGCGTGGATTTTTGGAGACATGTGAACTACAAATTGGTCTTAAAAACTACGATCCTCAAAAGGATAAGCGTTTCTCCGGCACTGTCAA ATTGAAGCATATCCCACGTCCCAAGATGAAGGTGTGCATTCTCGGTGACCAACAGCATTGTGACGAAGCTAAAGCTAATGGTGTGGAATGTATGGATGCAGAGGCTTTGAAAAAACTGaataagaacaaaaaattagtgaaaaaactAGCAAAGTCCTACGATGCATTTTTGGCTTCAGAATCACTGATTAAGCAAATTCCTCGTTTGTTGGGTCCAGGTTTGAATAAGGCCGGTAAATTCCCTGGTCTGTTGTCGCATACAGAGTCCATGATGGCTAAAATTGAAGAAGTGAAATCAACCATCAAGTTCCAAATGAAAAAAGTATTGTGCTTATCCGTCGCTGTTGGTCATGTGGATATGAAGCCCGATGAGCTGGTGCAGAATATTCATTTGTCAATTAATTTCTTGGTTTcgcttttgaagaaaaattggcAAAATGTGCGTTCGTTGCACATCAAGTCGTCTATGGGACCACCACAACGTTTGtactaa